In Streptococcus parapneumoniae, the genomic stretch GGTAGAGCACTGTTTGGGTGAGGGGTCCATCCCGGATTACCAATCTCAGATAAACTCCGAATGCCAATGAATTATGGTCGGCAGTCAGACTGCGAGTGCTAAGATCCGTAGTCGAAAGGGAAACAGCCCAGACCACCAGCTAAGGTCCCAAAATAATTGTTAAGTGGAAAAGGATGTGGGGTTGCACAGACAACTAGGATGTTAGCTTAGAAGCAGCTATTCATTCAAAGAGTGCGTAATAGCTCACTAGTCGAGTGACCCTGCGCCGAAAATGTACCGGGGCTAAAACAATTTACCGAAGCTGTGGATACCTTTATAGGTATGGTAGGAGAGCGTTCTATGTGTGAAGAAGGTGTACCGTGAGGAGTGCTGGAACGCATAGAAGTGAGAATGCCGGTATGAGTAGCGAAAGACAGGTGAGAATCCTGTCCACCGTAAGACTAAGGTTTCCAGGGGAAGGCTCGTCCGCCCTGGGTTAGTCGGGACCTAAGGAGAGACCGAAAGGTGTATCCGATGGACAACAGGTTGATATTCCTGTACTAGAGTATGTAGTGATGGAGGGACGCAGTAGGCTAACTAAAGCAGACGATTGGAAGTGTCTGTCTAAGCAGTGAGGTGTGAATTGAGTTAAATGCTTAGTTCTATAACATTGAGCTGTGATGGGGAGCGAAGTTTAGTAGCGAAGTTAGTGACGTCACACTGCCAAGAAAAGCTTCTAGCGTTTAAACATACTCTACCCGTACCGCAAACCGACACAGGTAGTCGAGGCGAGTAGCCTCAGGTGAGCGAGAGAACTCTCGTTAAGGAACTCGGCAAAATGACCCCGTAACTTCGGGAGAAGGGGTGCTGACTTTAAGTCAGCCGCAGTGAATAGGCCCAAGCAACTGTTTATCAAAAACACAGCTCTCTGCTAAATCGTAAGATGATGTATAGGGGGTGACGCCTGCCCGGTGCTGGAAGGTTAAGAGGAGTGCTTAGCGTAAGCGAAGGTATGAATTGAAGCCCCAGTAAACGGCGGCCGTAACTATAACGGTCCTAAGGTAGCGAAATTCCTTGTCGGGTAAGTTCCGACCCGCACGAAAGGCGTAATGATTTGGGCACTGTCTCAACGAGAGACTCGGTGAAATTTTAGTACCTGTGAAGATGCAGGTTACCCGCGACAGGACGGAAAGACCCCATGGAGCTTTACTGCAGTTTGATATTGAGTGTCTGTACCACATGTACAGGATAGGTAGGAGTCTATGAGATCGGGACGCCAGTTTCGAAGGAGACGTTGTTGGGATACTACCCTTGTGTTATGGCCACTCTAACCCAGATAGGTGATCCCTATCGGAGACAGTGTCTGACGGGCAGTTTGACTGGGGCGGTCGCCTCCTAAAAGGTAACGGAGGCGCCCAAAGGTTCCCTCAGAATGGTTGGAAATCATTCGCAGAGTGTAAAGGTATAAGGGAGCTTGACTGCGAGAGCTACAACTCGAGCAGGGACGAAAGTCGGGCTTAGTGATCCGGTGGTTCCGTATGGAAGGGCCATCGCTCAACGGATAAAAGCTACCCTGGGGATAACAGGCTTATCTCCCCCAAGAGTTCACATCGACGGGGAGGTTTGGCACCTCGATGTCGGCTCGTCGCATCCTGGGGCTGTAGTCGGTCCCAAGGGTTGGGCTGTTCGCCCATTAAAGCGGCACGCGAGCTGGGTTCAGAACGTCGTGAGACAGTTCGGTCCCTATCCGTCGCGGGCGTAGGAAATTTGAGAGGATCTGCTCCTAGTACGAGAGGACCAGAGTGGACTTACCGCTGGTGTACCAGTTGTCTTGCCAAAGGCATCGCTGGGTAGCTATGTAGGGAAGGGATAAACGCTGAAAGCATCTAAGTGTGAAACCCACCTCAAGATGAGATTTCCCATGATTATATATCAGTAAGAGCCCTGAGAGATGATCAGGTAGATAGGTTAGAAGTGGAAGTGTGGCGACACATGTAGCGGACTAATACTAATAGCTCGAGGACTTATCCAAAGTAACTGAGAATACGAAAGCGAGAGGTTTTCTTGGTTTGAATAGATATTCAATTTTGAGTAGGTATTACTCAGAGTTAAGTGACGATAGCCTAGGAGATACACCTGTACCCATGCCGAACACAGAAGTTAAGCCCTAGAACGCCGGAAGTAGTTGGGGGTTGCCCCCTGTGAGATATGGAAGTCGCTTAGCTTTAATCCGCCATAGCTCAGTTGGTAGTAGCGCATGACTGTTAATCATGATGTCGTAGGTTCGAGTCCTACTGGCGGAGTAATTTAGTTAAGAGGTTTAGACCTCTTTTTTTGTCATGTGGCTTTCATTCCGTCTCGCTCCTTTAGGTTCGAGACAAAAAAACACCTGCTATGTGGGTGTGCGTCGAAGGTTATACCAAAAAACTCCAAACGCGATACAATAAAGGTGTTCAAGCCAATTGTAAAGCGAAAGGAGAAAAATATGGTACAAAAGGCTCATAGTTTATCGCTCACAAACATGTTTACCCCTAAGTATAGACGAAAAGTAATCTATAATCAATATTGAAGTAGTTTAGGAGAAATATTTCATCGCTTGTGTAGTTATAAAGGAGTTGAAATTATCGAGGGTCACTTAATGCCAGACCATGTACACATATTAGTAAGTATTCCACCAAGGATAAGTGTTTCGAGTTTCATGAAGTGCTACCAATCTCTTTTTGATAGGCTTCAAATAACTGATTGACAGTTACAAATTCCCCAGCCTGAGCATCTTCTATATGACGTTTTAGAAATGCTTGTTCTTTTTTGTAAGTCATATATTCTCGATGACGTCCACCACGGGTTTCTTGAAGAAGAGCTTCTAAACCAAACTCCTTATATTTTTACAAATTACTCCAAACAGTTGTTTTATTGCAATCTAGCAGATCCATGATTTCTTTATAACTCTTTTCTTTTGAACGAAAATAAATAATCTGTAGACGTTTGTGATATTTGGCGTACGATGAATCTCTTAGGAGTTTCTCAATTTTTTGTATTTCTTCATTTGTAAGTTTCATAACTACTATTATAAGATGTTTTTTTGATTTTAGTCTAGTATTAAAAGGAAAAAGTGCATTAATGATGTTTGACAAATACGTTAATCTCAAGTACAAGTTTGGGAGTCGGTATTTCTGGGCGGAAGGTTATTATGTAAGTACAGTAGGGTTTAATGAAGCCACAATTATGATATAGCACTAGATAAATTAAGTGTAAGAGAATATGAGGATCCCTTTAGGGATAGTGGTAAGTAATACTAAAGCCTCTTTGAGAAGCAAGTGACGAGTCAAGAGCAATAAGGCTTGAACAACGTGAAAGCCAGCATCTTTAGGCGCTGGCTGGTAATTTGGGTTTATAGCCCTGGTACAAGAGTCTGAGACAAAATAGTTCTCGACTACAAAAAAGCTAGAGATTTCCAATTACGGAACTCTAGCTTTTTAATTTTGAGTCGTTCTCTTATTGTATTTTAGGAGGTTATTGGCCATAAGTACCAATCCCATGTCAATTCTCACTTGACGCTTCCCTCTCAGATTACATCTCTTGTAACCCAAACAAGCCTTTATCTGCCCAAAGACAGGTTCCACATCAATCTTGCGTTGAGCGAAAATCTGTCTACCTTCAGGAGATAAAAGCGCCTGACATTCTTTAGCTTTCAAGTGTTGATAGCGTTCGTTCATATACAGTCCCTTTTGAGGGACTGATTCAGGTTCATCAGCGTAGTAAACCTTGATTTCCTGTTGAAAGTCCGTCTGTGTTTTCTGGTGCTTGATATGGTGAAAACGATAGTACCAGCCATCAGGATGTGTGTAGCTATCCTCCTTGTCATTATAGTGCCAATTCGCTAAGTTTTTAGCTGACTGTTTATACCCTCTCTTTTGTTCCTTATCAAACATGGCATATTTAATCAGATGGTTCACCTCCTTTTCATCTAAACGAAGGAGGTTCTCTTCACTTCCATATCCAGCATCTGCGACAACTGTCTTCAAGTCATGCGGATAAGTTTCAAGGAAGGGGAGAAGAGTCTTGGTGTCTGTCGGATTTGAGAAGACATCATAGTGAAGAACAAATTGGTTTTCAGTAGCGATTTGAAGATTATAAGCAGCCTTGAGTTGGCCATTTTTCATATAATCTTCTTTCATGCACATAAAAGTAGCATCTGGATCGGTGTTGGAAAAGCTGTTGCGCCCTTCAAATGTCTCCTGATAGCTCTCATATTTTTCAGCACATACTGAAAAATCATCTTTGACTCTACGCAAGACTTTCTTGAGTTTACGACGCTGGGTTTTACGTTCATCCTTTCCTTTAACGGGTGCCTCCTCAATGTCCTGGTTCAGTTTTTCCAATTCTTCTTCAAGGACTTGAGCGAATGCAAGCAACTGCTCTGAAGAAATTGGTTCTTCTTCATCCAGCTTAATAGCCTGATGGATAAGGGGTGTGATTTCTTCTTGAAAATAGACCTGTATCTGTTCTTGAAGTTTGGCGGAGAATTTGTCCGTTGCTTTTTTTGGAGATGAGAGACTATTGTCCCAGACTCCATGATTATGTAATTAATAATCTATCTCGTGTTATTAGAGGCGAGACATTTTTCTTGGCTAGAAAAGTTTCAGAGACCTCCATTTTGAGCAATGATAGCACTTAAAACGGCGTTTTCTAAGAAAGATTCTGGTTTGAATTTTTTTTATACTACAAAATCAAATCCAAAATACCTATATAAAAATATTATAGGTATAATAGGGTTTACCCAAAAGTTTTAAGGTGGTCTTTTTAGGACTTTAATCTTTTGAAATTTAGGTAGTAGATTTCTTCCTATTCTGTTAACTTTTCCTTTTTGTTATTTTGTTGAGGTTGGTATTTTAACAATTCAGGAATTGTTAATAACTGTTTATAATTTTTTGTTAGAATAAGGTCATAAAAAGAAAAGGAGTATATATTTATGCTACAAAAAATTTATGAGCAGATGGCGGATTTTTATAGAAATATTGAAGAAGAGTATGGTACTGTATTTGGTGATAATTTTGATTGGGAACATTTCCATTTTAAATTTTTGATTTATTATTTAGTGAGATATGGTATTGGGTGTCGTAGGGATTTTATCGTTTATCATTATCGTGTTGCTTATCGTTTGTATCTTGAAAAGATAATAATGAATCGGGGATTTATTTCGTGTTGAGATGTTTTGAGTAAATTTCCGAACTAATTTACTCTTTTATGAAAATATAATAGTAAATAGCTAGTAATTTTTTTTAAATCTTTTTTAATAGTTGGAAATAGCAAATCTTTCTATTGTTTCTTCTTGATAAAAAGGCGATTTTTTCTTATAATAAATTGTAAGATATAATTGCAGGTGAGAGTCCTGCCATGTATGTGAGAAAGGAAGAGCCTAAGGGCTCAGACAAGATTATGACTTCAGTTGTTGTTGTAGGTACCCAATGGGGTGATGAAGGTAAAGGGAAGATTACAGACTTCCTTTCAGCGAATGCAGAAGTGATTGCACGTTATCAAGGTGGTGATAATGCAGGGCACACGATTGTGATCGATGGTAAGAAATTTAAGTTGCACTTGATTCCATCTGGGATTTTCTTCCCTGAAAAAATCTCTGTTATTGGAAACGGAATGGTTGTAAATCCTAAATCTCTTGTAAAAGAGTTGAGCTATCTTCATGAGGAGGGTGTGACAACTGATAACTTGCGTATTTCTGATCGTGCGCATGTCATTTTGCCATACCATATCGAGTTGGATCGTTTGCAAGAAGAAGCTAAGGGCGACAATAAGATTGGGACTACAATTAAGGGAATTGGTCCTGCTTATATGGACAAGGCTGCTCGTGTTGGGATTCGTATCGCAGATCTTTTAGATAAAGATATTTTCCGTGAGCGTTTAAAACGTAACCTTGCTGAAAAGAATCGTCTTTTTGAAAAATTGTATGACAGTAAAGCGATTGCTTTTGATGATATTTTTGAGGAATATTATGAATATGGTCAACAAATCAAAAAATATGTGACCGATACATCTGTTATTTTGAATGATGCGCTTGATAATGGTAAACGTGTACTTTTTGAAGGTGCACAAGGTGTCATGCTCGATATTGACCAAGGGACCTATCCATTTGTTACGTCATCAAACCCTGTGGCTGGTGGAGTGACAATTGGTTCTGGTGTTGGTCCAAGTAATATTGATAAGGTTGTAGGTGTATGTAAAGCCTATACGAGTCGTGTAGGAGACGGTCCTTTCCCAACTGAGTTGTTTGATGAAGTGGGAGAACGTATCCGTGAAGTTGGTCATGAATATGGTACAACAACTGGTCGTCCACGTCGTGTGGGTTGGTTTGATTCAGTTGTCATGCGTCATAGCCGTCGCGTTTCTGGTATTACTAACCTTTCTTTGAACTCTATTGATGTTTTGAGCGGTTTGGATACTGTGAAAATCTGTGTGGCCTATGATCTTGATGGTCAACGTATTGACTACTATCCAGCTAGTCTTGAGCAATTGAAACGTTGCAAGCCTATTTATGAAGAGTTGCCAGGTTGGTCAGAAGATATTACTGGAGTTCGTAATTTGGAAGATCTTCCTGAGAATGCGCGTAACTACGTTCGTCGTGTGAGTGAATTGGTTGGCGTTCGTATTTCTACTTTCTCAGTAGGTCCTGGTCGTGAACAAACAAATATTTTAGAAAGTGTTTGGTCTTAAGAGATTTTTAAGATTTGTTTAAGATAGGTCGGGTATACTATAGACAGTTACAAGAAGACCTCCTAACTTGTTGTAACAAATATCCTAAACTTTTCTTTTTCATAATAATCTCCCTATAAAGTCACCGCATTCGGTGGCTTTTTTTGTCTTGGGATTCATGATATAATAATAAAATCGAGAAGTAGAAAAAGGGAAATTGATGAATTATACAGTTGAAGAAAAAGAAAGATTCATGAGAGAGGCTTTGAGAGAGGCTGAGATTGCTCTTGAACACGATGAAATTCCAATTGGTTGTGTGATTGTCAAGGACGGAGAAATCATTGGTCGTGGGCATAATGCGCGTGAGGAGTTGCAGCGAGCGGTTATGCATGCGGAGATTATGGCTATAGAGAATGCGAACTTGAGTGAGGAGAGCTGGCGCTTGCTGGATTGTACACTTTTTGTGACCATTGAGCCTTGTGTCATGTGTAGTGGGGCGATTGGGCTTGCCCGTATTCCAAACGTGGTCTATGGGGCTAAAAACCAGAAATTTGGTGCTGCTGGGAGTTTGTACGATATCTTGACAGATGAGCGTCTCAATCATCGTGTAGAGGTTGAAATAGGAATTTTGGAAGATGAATGTGCAGCTATTATGCAGGATTTTTTTAGAAATAGACGGAAAAAATAATTTTGCTTTTAAAATGAATAGGAATGTGATATAATAAACAGTGGAGCAACAGTTCTGCGTGAAGCGGGTCAGGGGAGGAATCCAGCAGCCCTAAGCGATTTGAATTGTGTGCTCTTTTTTTCGTGCTTTTTCCGAATAAATAAGATAGAATAATCTAGAATAAATGATAATAGAAAAGAGAAGATGATGAAAATTCGTGGTTTTGAATTGGTTTCGACTTTTACAGATGAAAATTTATTGCCCAAGCGTGAGACAGTGTATGCGGCTGGTTACGACTTAAAGGTTGCTGTGCGTACGGTTATTGCGCCAGGAGAGATTGTCTTGGTTCCGACAGGGGTTAAGGCTTATATGCAGCCGACGGAGGTTCTATACCTCTATGATCGCTCTTCAAACCCTCGTAAGAAGGGCTTGGTTTTAATTAACTCGGTTGGGGTCATTGATGGGGATTATTATGGAAATCCTGGGAATGAAGGGCATATTTTTGCTCAGATGAAGAATATTACAGATCAAGAGGTTGTTCTTGAAGTGGGAGAACGTGTTGTCCAGGCTGTCTTTGCTCCTTTCTTGATTGCAGATGGAGATGCGGCTGATGGTGTGCGGACTGGTGGTTTTGGGTCAACTGGACACTAAGATGAAGATTATCTTTGTACGCCATGGGGAGTCAGATTACCGTGAGTTAGAGGAGCGTTCTTATACGGGATTTGGGATAGATTTGGCGCCCTTATCTGAGAAGGGACGGCAGCAGGCTCAGGAACTGAGCAAAAATCCTTTACTCTCGTCAGCTGAAATAATCGTATCTTCTGCAGTCACAAGAGCTTTAGAAACGGCTTCGTATGTGGTTTGTGCTACGGGTCTTCCTTTGAGAGTGGAGCCATTATTGCATGAATGGCAGGTCTATGAAAGTGGCACAGATAATTTTGAAAAAGCTCGTACTATGTTTCTAGAAAATAAGGGGGAATTACTTCCTAATAGTCCTATTCAATATGAGACAGCTGCGGAGACGAAGTCTCGTTTTCTAGAATGTATGTCTAAGTATCGAGAACATCAGACTGTGGTAGTTGTTGCTCATCGAATGCTCATGCGCCAATTTGTACCAGACGAGAAGATTGATTTTTGCCAAGTGATTGAGTATGAGTTAGAGATATAGAAAGAGGTTTATCATCGCAAAGAAAAAAGCGACATTTGTATGTCAAAATTGTGGGTATAATTCCCCTAAATATCTGGGACGTTGCCCCAACTGTGGGTCTTGGTCTTCTTTTGTGGAAGAGGTTGAGGTTGCCGAGGTCAAGAATGCGCGTGTGTCCTTGACAGGCGAGAAAACCAAGCCCATGAAACTGGCTGAGGTGACGTCAATCAACGTCAATCGAACCAAGACAGAGATGGAGGAATTCAACCGTGTACTTGGAGGCGGAGTGGTACCGGGAAGTCTTGTCCTCATCGGTGGGGATCCTGGGATTGGGAAATCAACCCTTCTTTTACAAGTTTCAACCCAGCTGTCTCAAGTGGGGATAGTTCTCTATGTCAGTGGGGAGGAGTCTGCTCAGCAGATTAAACTACGTGCAGAGCGTTTGGGTGATATTGATAGCGAGTTTTATCTCTATGCAGAGACTAATATGCAGAGTGTTCGCGTAGAGGTAGAGAGAATCCAGCCAGACTTCCTCATTATTGACTCCATTCAGACTATTATGTCTCCTGAGATTTCAGGGGTACAGGGATCTGTTTCTCAAGTGCGTGAGGTGACAGCTGAACTTATGCAGCTGGCCAAAACCAATAACATTGCCATCTTTATCGTAGGGCATGTGACCAAGGAAGGAACCTTAGCTGGTCCTCGTATGTTGGAGCATATGGTGGATACGGTGCTTTACTTTGAAGGGGAGCGTCACCATACCTTCCGTATTCTGAGAGCGGTCAAAAACCGTTTTGGTTCAACAAATGAGATTGGAATTTTTGAGATGCAGTCAGGTGGCTTGGTTGAGGTCCTCAATCCGAGTCAAGTTTTCCTAGAAGAGCGTTTGGATGGAGCGACTGGTTCGTCAATCGTTGTGACCATGGAAGGGACGCGTCCGATTTTGGCGG encodes the following:
- a CDS encoding transposase, translated to MAYDESLRSFSIFCISSFVSFITTIIRCFFDFSLVLKGKSALMMFDKYVNLKYKFGSRYFWAEGYYVSTVGFNEATIMI
- the comW gene encoding sigma(X)-activator ComW is translated as MLQKIYEQMADFYRNIEEEYGTVFGDNFDWEHFHFKFLIYYLVRYGIGCRRDFIVYHYRVAYRLYLEKIIMNRGFISC
- a CDS encoding adenylosuccinate synthase: MTSVVVVGTQWGDEGKGKITDFLSANAEVIARYQGGDNAGHTIVIDGKKFKLHLIPSGIFFPEKISVIGNGMVVNPKSLVKELSYLHEEGVTTDNLRISDRAHVILPYHIELDRLQEEAKGDNKIGTTIKGIGPAYMDKAARVGIRIADLLDKDIFRERLKRNLAEKNRLFEKLYDSKAIAFDDIFEEYYEYGQQIKKYVTDTSVILNDALDNGKRVLFEGAQGVMLDIDQGTYPFVTSSNPVAGGVTIGSGVGPSNIDKVVGVCKAYTSRVGDGPFPTELFDEVGERIREVGHEYGTTTGRPRRVGWFDSVVMRHSRRVSGITNLSLNSIDVLSGLDTVKICVAYDLDGQRIDYYPASLEQLKRCKPIYEELPGWSEDITGVRNLEDLPENARNYVRRVSELVGVRISTFSVGPGREQTNILESVWS
- the tadA gene encoding tRNA adenosine(34) deaminase TadA — protein: MNYTVEEKERFMREALREAEIALEHDEIPIGCVIVKDGEIIGRGHNAREELQRAVMHAEIMAIENANLSEESWRLLDCTLFVTIEPCVMCSGAIGLARIPNVVYGAKNQKFGAAGSLYDILTDERLNHRVEVEIGILEDECAAIMQDFFRNRRKK
- a CDS encoding dUTP diphosphatase: MKIRGFELVSTFTDENLLPKRETVYAAGYDLKVAVRTVIAPGEIVLVPTGVKAYMQPTEVLYLYDRSSNPRKKGLVLINSVGVIDGDYYGNPGNEGHIFAQMKNITDQEVVLEVGERVVQAVFAPFLIADGDAADGVRTGGFGSTGH
- a CDS encoding histidine phosphatase family protein; the encoded protein is MVCGLVVLGQLDTKMKIIFVRHGESDYRELEERSYTGFGIDLAPLSEKGRQQAQELSKNPLLSSAEIIVSSAVTRALETASYVVCATGLPLRVEPLLHEWQVYESGTDNFEKARTMFLENKGELLPNSPIQYETAAETKSRFLECMSKYREHQTVVVVAHRMLMRQFVPDEKIDFCQVIEYELEI
- the radA gene encoding DNA repair protein RadA, producing the protein MAKKKATFVCQNCGYNSPKYLGRCPNCGSWSSFVEEVEVAEVKNARVSLTGEKTKPMKLAEVTSINVNRTKTEMEEFNRVLGGGVVPGSLVLIGGDPGIGKSTLLLQVSTQLSQVGIVLYVSGEESAQQIKLRAERLGDIDSEFYLYAETNMQSVRVEVERIQPDFLIIDSIQTIMSPEISGVQGSVSQVREVTAELMQLAKTNNIAIFIVGHVTKEGTLAGPRMLEHMVDTVLYFEGERHHTFRILRAVKNRFGSTNEIGIFEMQSGGLVEVLNPSQVFLEERLDGATGSSIVVTMEGTRPILAEVQALVTPTMFGNAKRTTTGLDFNRASLIMAVLEKRAGLLLQNQDAYLKSAGGVKLDEPAIDLAVAVAIASSYKDKPTNPQECFVGELGLTGEIRRVNRIEQRINEAAKLGFTKIYVPKNSLTGITPPKEIQVIGVTTIQEVLKKVFS